The sequence below is a genomic window from Cerasicoccus sp. TK19100.
ATCGCCTTGGGGCTTCTGAATAACAATAGCGATCCTAAGAAGGCACTCTGGAGGTGACTGGGGCTATGGTTTATCGAACAGCTAATATCTTGTAGTAATTCCTAGATAATTATAATCTTTTAAAACTTATTAATTCAAAACTTTTCTTTAACTTTATGTCTGACATTAATCTACATCGCTTGACTCTCTTTTGCAGCATGATCTGTTGCCTGATTGGCTTCAACCAGCTTTCGGCAGAACAGCAGCCTACTACTTCTAATATTCAAAAAGTCTTGTTTGAGGAAGATTTTCAAGGCGGTGGTGCGAGTGGGGATTGGCCTAGTAAAGACGAAATTTCGCTGGTTTATGAAGACGGCAATCGCTTTCTTCGCTTAAAGAGCATTGTGCCGGGGAAAATGGTGATGGCTTATAAGGAGATTGCGATTGAACCTGGCGTGGAAGCTATTCGATTTACTTGGAATGAGCGAGTGGATGGCCTTGTTAAAGGTGAGAAATCTTGGTTTGATGCGCGTATCATGATGGAATTCATGGACGCTGATCGCGGTAAACTTTCGATCAAGCCACCCAATCCAAGAAATTCTAAGGATACCGGAGGATGGGTTGAGAATTCGCTAGAATTCAATGTTCCAGCTGGTGCTCATGTTATAAAGTTCATGCCAGCTCTTTTTAACGTGAAGGCCGGCACATACGATATAGACAACATTTCCTTTCAGCAGATTCCCAAAATCCCCAAAGAAGAAGATCCTGCTTATCAAAAGAGGCAAAAAGCGTTGGAGGAAGTTCGCCAACGCCGCGAAAAAGCTGGAAAGACCTTGGAAGAACACGGTTCGCTTATCGTTAATGGAGATTTTCAAACCGACAGCAATAGCGACGGGAAGCCTGATCATTGGGGAAAAGCTAAGGGAGGAATTAGCTACCCAACGGAAGGCGAAAACACTTTCATGCGGATCGAATCCGATAAGCCAGGCGAAATGGTGATGTATTACACCAAAATAGATATACCAGAGGGGGTTGAGGCGCTTGAGCTTAGCTGGGATTGGCGAACGAGCAATCTCAAGCCTGGATTACAGGCCTGGCATGATGCGCGGATTATGATGAAGCTGTTGGATAGCTCCGGCAAGAAAACTGATACACAGCCCTCGGCACCTTACACTCGAAAAAATCGTGAGGAGTGGCGCTCTTATTCACGACAGTTTCTAGTGACAGAAGATGCGCTGACTCTTGAGTTCATGCCCACTCTGTTTGAGGTCGAGCGCGGAACTATGGATTTAGACAACATACAATTGAAACCAATCGAGGCAGGTGTATTAAAGGAAAAAATTGCTGAAAAGAAAGCTCAGAAGGAGCGAATGCATGTTGATGCAGAGTTGGCGAATAAAGACAACTGGCCTTCTGAATTGCACGTATCTGGCAACCGGTTGGTTGACAGTGAAGGTAACGATGTATGGCTTCAAGGCGTTAATGTCGCCAGTTTGGAATGGAATCAATATGGTGAAAACGTATTAAAATCAACCCAGGTCGCCATCGAAGAATGGGGCGCTAACGTAATACGTCTGCCGGTCAAGGAAAGTTACTGGTTTGGTCCCCAGGGAGAGCAATACAAAGAGCTCATTAACGACGTAATTACTTTTGCAGCCAATCGGGGCGCTTACGTAGTTCTCGATCTACATCGATACCGTGCGCCCAAGCCAGAATACGTGCTGTTTTGGCAAGATGCTGCGACGATATATAAGAACCATCCCGCCGTTATCTTTGACTTGCTGAATGAGCCTCACAGCACTTCTTGGGAAGTCTGGCGAAATGGTGGCGATATTGGTAAGAAAACAAAACAAGCTGACGAAGACGCTTTCCTGACCGAGCAAGAAAAAGAGAAAAATGCCAAAGCTTTTGAATCAGTTGGCATGCAGGGCTTGGTGGATGCAGTGCGCGGCGTCGGTGCAAACAATGTCGTCGTAGTAGGAGGTTTGGATTGGGCTTATGACCTTTCCGGAGTGCTAAACGGATTTGCGATTGATGATACTCCTGAAGGCAATGGTATTATGTACTCTACGCATGTTTATCCGTGGAAGAAAGGCTGGCAAAGAAAGTTCCTCGAAGTGGCTGAGAAGTATCCGATATTAGTTGGCGAGGTGGGTGCCGATGTGAACAAAATGAATTGGATGCCCCACGATGCGCAGGAGGATGCTGAAACATGGGTGCCGGACATGATCGGGCTCATTCAGAAATACAAACTGAACTGGACGGCGTGGTGCTTCCACCCAAAAGCGAGCCCACGCATGCTGCTTGATTGGGACTACACCCCAACGCCATTCTGGGGTGAGCCCGTTAAGGAAGCATTCGAAGGCAAGCAGTTCAGTGTCGATAAGCTGCGTTAGATAGTGAGAGCTATCTAACTATTGCTGCATATCAAAGGTATTGTCCCAAAAATGTCAGAACTGTTGCCTCGAGATCCATTTGCTCGGGGTGCAGGTCATAAGAGTGCTGACCTTTGGCAATTTCAACATAGGTGTAATTCAACCCCAACTGATTGAGATGTTGAACTAAAAAACGTGAACGCTCTACGGGAATGGTTTTGTCCAGAGTTCCATGCGTGATAAACATTGGTGCTGTGTTGGAGTCAATCCAAGTCACGGGTGAAGCATCCCGCTCGTTGTTAGCAGTAATCTTGCCCATGGCACCAGCGAAAGGAGATACGCGCCGCCCGCGTATGTCGAAGTCCCCATAAAAGTTAAGAATACAAGAAACGGCGTTAGACTGATTAGTATAAAGACCTTGCTGGTTAAAGGCTGAATGATAAATAGTGCTGCCGACCATCATGGCTAAGTGGCCTCCAGCTGAGCCCCCCATCACGGCTATACGGTCTGGATTCAAATTATAGTCCTTGGCATTCAGTCGCAGAAAGCGGACCGAGCTTTTACAATCGTAAAAATTTTGAGGCCATGCCAACCGCGATAACTTCAGGTTTCCGTCCGCGTCTTTCTCCCCGATATTCAGAAGATAGTTAATTGAGAAAACTGCGTACCCATTGCTGGCTAAATCATTGCCAATACGGACTTCGCGCTCAGCAGCTTTGTCGGACAGGCGCCACCCGCCGCCGTGGATCAATACTATAGCTGGGTGCGGTCCTGAATATTTCGACGAGGGCAGGTAGGCATCCATTTTTTCTTCCCGGTCAGATCCGAGGTAGTCGATGTCGCGTATGACGGTAATATCAGGGCAATATTTGTTCTGCATAAAAGTAGGAATTGGCGTGCTGGATTCAGCGCAGGCGAGTCAGCTCAAAGGATTCACCAGAAAGGGCGCGTTTAGCGTATGCTCCCCAGTAGGGTGTTGGTGTGTAATCCCAATCGGAAATCATCACTGGGGTTGCCCAAGCATGAAAAGACCAACCTGTCCAATTGAGTTTGTGTGCTTGTATGACGCCCAGCATATCAGGAACCCATGTATAGGGATCTTCTTGAATATTCGCGGGTAGCCACTCCATCTTATTTACATCTGCGCCTACTTCTCCGACCAGAATAGGGTAGTGTTTGGCAGCGTCGAGAAAGGCTTCCTGCCAGCCTTTTTTCCAGTTATAGACGTGGGTTGCATACATGATGCCATTGCCAGTGTCGTCATCGAGTGCGTAGCCATTAAGGATGCCAGATAAATCGTAAGCCCAGCTTAAGCCGCCGGCTACGATTATATTGCGAGCCCCAGTTTCGCGAACAGTATCAACCAGCTGCTGCATTCCAGGAGATTCAAATCCCTGGTTGGATTTTTTTTCTTCTTCAGATAAAAACCCTGCTTCGTCGGCTCCATTCTTTTCAGTCGAAACGAAACCGCCATTTCGCCAGACTTCCCACGATATGCTGTGCGGCTCGTTGATAATATCAAAGAGAACGGCTGGGTGGTTTTTATATCGTTCCGCTAATTCTGCCCAGAAAGGCAGATGCTCCTGTTTAACGGCACGATAACGATGGTGATCTAAAACAACATATGCTCCACGATTGGCAGCAGAGTTGATGACGTTGTCTACCGTCAGTCGGTAGGCTTCTCCGCCATCTGTTTGACCCGCGCTCTTGGTTGTTGGTTTGCCGTGCCCATACCAGTATTCATCCTTAATCGGTAATCTGATGACGTTTGCGTTCCAATCCTCGATCGCAATGATGGTTGAATGCACGGCCCCATGACCTTCAGGCATAATCTCCAGACCTGGAATCGCTACTCCTTGTAACCAAACCTCTTGCCCTTCAGCGTTAACGAGGCGATTACCCTCAACATGTATTTCCGAGGGCCAGTTCTCTTTATTGACAGCCTCCATCGGTGGATCTGGCGGGTAGTTGCGCGGCTTCGCGTCAACGGTGTGGGCTAGCCCAAGCAAGATAAGCAAAGATAAATATACAAATCGAAAGCATATGAATTTCTGACGAAAATACATTAATGTCGAGAAATGTTTAAGTTTATATTTTTCCGCACACCAGTCCAATGGCGGTTTCATCGCATTCCGGTAATCATCAATTGTCGCATCGACGTCTTCTCTGCTGGTCTCTGGCGTCATCTCAATATCATCTGGGATAGGAGTATCTGCGGAGGCAGTTACGTGCTGGTATGGGCTAGTAAGGCGTTGCAGTTCCCGATGTGCTAAATTGAGTGCTAGTAGAGGTTTTGCTGTGCTTGGGTTTTGGTGCGCTTTTACGCTTGCTGAATGCGTCTTAGTTTCAGCAAAAGCTTTAATTTTTACTACCATCCGCACTAAGAACGCCATAATGAGCAGGGTGATAATAGCAGCGAAGCCTTGGTTGTTACAATTTATTGTTCGGCAACTGTTAGCTTGTGTATATTGGGGCATGGTTGCGTCCTACTTGAGAAGTTAGATTAGACTGTTTTTAGCTCAGTGGGGGTTTTTGTACTGTCGAAATAATTATTGCTTCATTCTTTCTTCAAGGATACGCGATTGCAATTAGTTGCGCTATCCTAGGCTGATACGGAGGTTTTATTTTCAATGTCGACAGTTTGATCGACTTTCTGAGTCCAAAATACACCTCATAAAAAAAATCTGGCCGAAATGAATCGTTACGTAACAATGCATGGCGTGGCGAATAAGGCTGGGGTTGCCCGCTTAATCGTTTGTGCGAGCTTGGGGCTAAACCCTGAATATTTTGAAAAAGCAGCAAGCGGGTCCGGGCTATCGCAGAATCAATGGGTTACCGCACAAATATCTGCTGCACACCAGCCGAGGTAGATGTGGTAACCAATAATTGGATCGACGATAAGCCAGGGTGGGCTGGCATTGATCAGCGCTCGGACCAAGTCGGTTCTGCGGCAATTGATATGCTTATCGGCTTATTGCAGAGAGGAGTGTGGCATTCCTGAAGTTCGCTACACGCACATGGTGGCTGGGAGATGGGTGACGGGGGAAAGTCTCAGCGCCAAAGGCGCTTAAGAAATCCCTGAGGTGATCAATTCTGGCATAGCCGCATATCAAACTATGTAAAGCAGGAGCCTAGGATGTATGAGAATATTAACGCTACTTGAAACACTAGCCCTTTGTTAAATAGCGTGAAGAATCTATATCTTGTTTTCCTTGGTGCGTTACTCCTCACCTCGGTTCGTGCGGGTGTCATCGCCCATTACTCATTCGACGCCGATTACTCGGATCAATCCGGTTTTTCTCGGCATGGGACGCTCGTTGATAATGGCGAACTAGGAAACTCAGTTATCGATACAGCGCCCAATAGCAGCGTCTTCGGAGGGGGTTCGCTGTTTCTGAGCAATGATCGTGACTATATTTCCTTCCCTGAAATAACTCTGGGCACTACCGAAGGATATACGATTGCCTTTTGGGCGCGGAGGAGCGCGACTTCCAAAGCTCTTTGCATCGTTGCTGGAAACACGACTAATACCAAAGACTTTATTGGAATTTTCACGGATGGCCGTGGTTTTCGATGGCGCAATTCATCTGGCCAGACCACGGATATCGGTTGGGCACCGAACGACACAGCTTGGCATCACTATACTATCGTTGTAACGGCTGATGATCTAACACTCTACGTCGATGGGATAGGAGGCCAGCCGGTGAGCATCAGCAACATGCAGCTGTCCATCAATGCGATTGGCGAAGGATACGCTAGCTCTGGTTATGACTTTGACGGCAACCTTGATGAATTTTGGATACTGGATGAGCCACTGAGCGCATCATCGGTGCAGGCTCTCTATGAGGACAATACAATTGAAGTAGTCTCTGAGCCCGTGGAAGAGATTACGCGCCTGCTGGTCATTCTGCAGGGTGGTCAGTCTAATGCCGATGGTCGGGCTGGTAAAGGAAGTCTTCCGACAGAGCCAGTTAATCTGCAGATGCCTCAGACCGA
It includes:
- a CDS encoding glycoside hydrolase family 5 protein, producing the protein MSDINLHRLTLFCSMICCLIGFNQLSAEQQPTTSNIQKVLFEEDFQGGGASGDWPSKDEISLVYEDGNRFLRLKSIVPGKMVMAYKEIAIEPGVEAIRFTWNERVDGLVKGEKSWFDARIMMEFMDADRGKLSIKPPNPRNSKDTGGWVENSLEFNVPAGAHVIKFMPALFNVKAGTYDIDNISFQQIPKIPKEEDPAYQKRQKALEEVRQRREKAGKTLEEHGSLIVNGDFQTDSNSDGKPDHWGKAKGGISYPTEGENTFMRIESDKPGEMVMYYTKIDIPEGVEALELSWDWRTSNLKPGLQAWHDARIMMKLLDSSGKKTDTQPSAPYTRKNREEWRSYSRQFLVTEDALTLEFMPTLFEVERGTMDLDNIQLKPIEAGVLKEKIAEKKAQKERMHVDAELANKDNWPSELHVSGNRLVDSEGNDVWLQGVNVASLEWNQYGENVLKSTQVAIEEWGANVIRLPVKESYWFGPQGEQYKELINDVITFAANRGAYVVLDLHRYRAPKPEYVLFWQDAATIYKNHPAVIFDLLNEPHSTSWEVWRNGGDIGKKTKQADEDAFLTEQEKEKNAKAFESVGMQGLVDAVRGVGANNVVVVGGLDWAYDLSGVLNGFAIDDTPEGNGIMYSTHVYPWKKGWQRKFLEVAEKYPILVGEVGADVNKMNWMPHDAQEDAETWVPDMIGLIQKYKLNWTAWCFHPKASPRMLLDWDYTPTPFWGEPVKEAFEGKQFSVDKLR
- a CDS encoding alpha/beta hydrolase; its protein translation is MQNKYCPDITVIRDIDYLGSDREEKMDAYLPSSKYSGPHPAIVLIHGGGWRLSDKAAEREVRIGNDLASNGYAVFSINYLLNIGEKDADGNLKLSRLAWPQNFYDCKSSVRFLRLNAKDYNLNPDRIAVMGGSAGGHLAMMVGSTIYHSAFNQQGLYTNQSNAVSCILNFYGDFDIRGRRVSPFAGAMGKITANNERDASPVTWIDSNTAPMFITHGTLDKTIPVERSRFLVQHLNQLGLNYTYVEIAKGQHSYDLHPEQMDLEATVLTFLGQYL
- a CDS encoding glycoside hydrolase family 5 protein: MPQYTQANSCRTINCNNQGFAAIITLLIMAFLVRMVVKIKAFAETKTHSASVKAHQNPSTAKPLLALNLAHRELQRLTSPYQHVTASADTPIPDDIEMTPETSREDVDATIDDYRNAMKPPLDWCAEKYKLKHFSTLMYFRQKFICFRFVYLSLLILLGLAHTVDAKPRNYPPDPPMEAVNKENWPSEIHVEGNRLVNAEGQEVWLQGVAIPGLEIMPEGHGAVHSTIIAIEDWNANVIRLPIKDEYWYGHGKPTTKSAGQTDGGEAYRLTVDNVINSAANRGAYVVLDHHRYRAVKQEHLPFWAELAERYKNHPAVLFDIINEPHSISWEVWRNGGFVSTEKNGADEAGFLSEEEKKSNQGFESPGMQQLVDTVRETGARNIIVAGGLSWAYDLSGILNGYALDDDTGNGIMYATHVYNWKKGWQEAFLDAAKHYPILVGEVGADVNKMEWLPANIQEDPYTWVPDMLGVIQAHKLNWTGWSFHAWATPVMISDWDYTPTPYWGAYAKRALSGESFELTRLR